In the Gorilla gorilla gorilla isolate KB3781 chromosome 10, NHGRI_mGorGor1-v2.1_pri, whole genome shotgun sequence genome, one interval contains:
- the OR8S1 gene encoding olfactory receptor 8S1 → MALGNHSTITEFLLLGLSAHPNIRALLFVLFLGTYLLTMMGNLMLLLVIRADSCLHTPMYFFLSHLSFVDLCFSSVIVPKMLENLLSQRKTISVEGCLAQVFFVFVTAGTEACLLSGMAYDRHAAICRPLLYGQIIGKQLYMHLVWGSWGLGFLDALINVLLAVNMVFFEAKIIHHYSCEMPSLLPLSCSDISRSLIALLCSTLLHGLGTFLLVFLSYTRIISTILSISSTSGRSKAFSTCSAHLTAVTLYCGSGLLRHLMPNSGSPIELIFSVQYTVVTPMLNPLIYNLKNKEVKVALKRTLEKYLQYTRR, encoded by the coding sequence ATGGCCTTGGGGAACCACAGCACCATCACCGAGTTCCTCCTCCTCGGGCTGTCTGCCCACCCCAACATCCGGGCTCTGCTATTTGTGCTGTTCCTGGGGACTTACCTCCTGACCATGATGGGGAACCTGATGCTGCTGCTGGTAATCAGGGCTGATTCTTGTCTCCATACGCCCATGTATTTCTTCCTGAGTCACCTCTCTTTTGTTGATCTCTGCTTCTCTTCAGTCATTGTGCCCAAGATGCTGGAGAACCTCCTGTCACAGAGGAAAACCATTTCAGTAGAGGGCTGCCTGGCTCAGGTCTTCTTTGTGTTTGTCACTGCAGGGACTGAAGCCTGCCTTCTCTCAGGGATGGCCTATGACCGCCATGCTGCCATCTGCCGCCCACTACTTTATGGACAGATCATTGGTAAACAGCTGTATATGCACCTTGTGTGGGGCTCATGGGGACTGGGCTTTCTGGATGCACTCATCAATGTCCTCCTGGCTGTAAACATGGTCTTTTTTGAAGCCAAAATCATTCACCACTACAGCTGTGAGATGCCATCCCTCCTCCCTCTGTCCTGCTCTGATATCTCCAGAAGCCTCATCGCCTTGCTCTGCTCCACTCTCCTACATGGGCTGGGAACCTTCCTTTTGGTCTTCTTATCCTACACCCGTATAATCTCTACCATCCTAAGCATCAGCTCTACCTCGGGCAGAAGCAAGGCCTTCTCCACCTGCTCTGCCCACCTCACTGCAGTGACACTTTACTGTGGCTCAGGTTTGCTCCGCCATCTCATGCCAAACTCAGGTTCCCCCATAGAGTTGATCTTCTCTGTGCAGTATACTGTAGTCACTCCCATGCTGAATCCCCTCATCTATAACCTGAAAAATAAGGAAGTGAAGGTAGCTCTGAAAAGaactttggaaaaatatttgcaatataccAGACGttga